A single window of Cottoperca gobio chromosome 9, fCotGob3.1, whole genome shotgun sequence DNA harbors:
- the pcna gene encoding proliferating cell nuclear antigen, translated as MFEARLVQGSILKKVLEALKDLITEACWDVSSSGISLQSMDSSHVSLVQLTLRHDGFDSYRCDRNLAMGVNLSSMSKILKCAGNEDIITLRAEDNADTLALVFETLNQEKVSDYEMKLMDLDVEQLGIPEQEYSCVVKMPSGEFARICRDLSQIGDAVMISCAKDGVKFSASGELGTGNVKLSQTSNVDKEDEAVTIEMNEPVQLIFALNYLNFFTKATPLSKTVTLSMSADIPLVVEYKIADMGHVKYYLAPKIDEEAS; from the exons ATGTTTGAGGCTCGCCTGGTCCAGGGATCCATCCTGAAGAAGGTGCTGGAGGCTCTGAAGGATCTGATCACAGAGGCCTGCTGGGACGTCAGCTCGTCCGGCATCTCCCTGCAGAGCATGGACTCCTCTCACGTCTCCCTGGTGCAGCTCACCCTACGGCACGACGGCTTCGACTCGTACCGCTGCGACAGAAACCTCGCCATGGGAGTCAACCTCAGCAG CATGTCAAAAATCCTGAAGTGTGCAGGAAACGAAGACATCATCACCCTCAGAGCAGAAGACAATGCAGACACACTCGCCCTTGTGTTTGAGACGCTTA ACCAGGAGAAGGTCTCAGATTATGAGATGAAGTTGATGGACCTGGATGTGGAGCAGCTTGGTATTCCA GAGCAGGAGTACAGCTGTGTGGTGAAGATGCCCTCAGGGGAGTTTGCCCGTATCTGCCGTGACCTGTCCCAGATTGGTGACGCCGTCATGATCTCATGCGCCAAGGACGGAGTCAAGTTCTCCGCCTCAGGAGAGTTGGGCACAGGAAACGTCAAGCTGTCCCAGACGAGCAATGTTGACAAAGAGGACGAGGCT gtCACTATTGAGATGAATGAACCCGTCCAACTTATCTTTGCCCTCAACTACCTGAACTTCTTCACTAAGGCAACACCACTGTCCAAGACCGTCACCCTCAGCATGTCCGCTGATATCCCCCTCG TGGTAGAGTACAAGATTGCTGATATGGGACATGTCAAATACTACTTGGCACCCAAGATCGATGAAGAAGCCTCCTAA